Genomic DNA from Clavibacter michiganensis:
AGGACCTTCTTGGCGCCGGCGGTGATGTGCTTGCGCGCGTCCTCCGCCTTCGTGAAGCGGCCGGTGGACTCGATGACGATGTCGACGCCCAGCTCGCCCCAGGGGAGGTTCGCGGGGTCGCGCTCCTCGAGGACGCGGATGGCCTTGCCGTTCACGATGATGTTGTCGCCGTCGAGCTCGACGGTGGCATCGAGGCGGCCCGTGATGGAGTCGTACTTGAGCAGGTGCGCGAGCGCCTTGTTGTCGGTGAGGTCGTTCACCGCGACGATCTCGATGTCGCTGCCCTTGGCGAGCGCGGCGCGGAAGTAGTTGCGGCCGATGCGGCCGAAGCCGTTGATGCCGATCTTGACGGTCACGTGTTCTCCTGATGTTCTTCGCGCGCTGAGGCGGCGTGGGTGATGGAGGGGGTCGAGCGGGCGGGAGTCCCGACGTGCGTGATCCGCGGACGGCCCGGGTCTCCCGGCGGGCCGCCCGCGGATGCGGCTACGAGAGGAGGAAGAGGCCCTGCGTCTTCGTGCGGGCGGCGTCGAAGCGCGCCTGCACGTCAGCCCAGTTGACGATGTTCCAGAACGCCTTCACGTAGTCGGCCTTGACGTTGACGTAGTCGAGGTAGAAGGCGTGCTCCCACATGTCGAGCAGCAGGATCGGCACGGTGGCCGCGGCGACGTTGCCCTGGTGGTCGTAGAGCTGCTCGATGATGAGCTTCTGGCCGAGCGAGTCCCACGCGAGGATGCTCCAGCCGGACCCCTGGATGCCGAGGGCGGACGCGGTGAAGTGCGCCTGGAACTTGTCGTACGAGCCGAAGAACTCGTCGATGGCGGCGGCGAGCTCGCCGGTGGGCTTGTCGCCGCCGTCGGGGCTGAGGTTGTTCCAGAACACCGTGTGGTTGACGTGGCCCGCGAGGTTGAACGCGAGGTCCTTCTGCAGCTTGTTGACGAAGGTCAGGTCGCCGGCGTCGCGCGCCTCCTGCAGCTTGACGAGGGCGGTGTTCGCGCCGTCGACGTAGGTCTTGTGGTGCTTGTCGTGGTGCAGCTCCATGATGCGGCCGCTGATGCTCGGCTCGAGGGCCGAGTAGTCGTACGGGAGGTCGACGAGAGTGTAGTCAGCCATAGGTGTATCTCCTCTTCATTGCCCGGGGGCTCCCGGCCAGAGGCCGGGGGTGGGTGACGGATCGAGTCTAGTCCGGCGGCCCTCCGCGCCACCTGGCCGGATGACGCCCGGCGTCCAGCGGATCGCCGCCCGCCGGGGCGCGCTCGCGTCGTCGGAGGACGCGCGGATCAGACGTCGTCGAGGTCGGCGGGGAGGTTCGCGTCGGTGCCGGGCAGGCCCTCGTCGACGGCCTTCTTGTCGGCCATCGCGAGCAGGCGGCGGATGCGGCCGGCGACGGCGTCCTTCGTCATGGGCGGGTCGGCGTGGTGGCCCAGCTCGTCGAGGCTGGAGTCGCGGAACCGCAGGCGCAGGTCGCCCGCGTACTTGAGGTGCTCGGGGATGTCCGGGCCGAGGATCTCCATGGCCCGCTCGACGCGCGCGCAGGCGGCGACGGCGGCCTGCGCGGAACGGCGGAGGTTCGCGTCGTCGAAGTTGACGAGGCGGTTGGCGGTGGCCCGCACCTCGCGGCGCTGGCGCATCTCCTCCCAGTTGACGACGGTGCCCTGCGCGCCCATGACGCGCAGCATCTGCCCGATGGCGTCGCCGTCGCGGATGACCACGCGGTGGACGCCGCGCACCTCGCGCGCCTTGGCGCTGACGTCGAGGCGGCCCGCGGCGCCGACGAGCGCCATGGCGGCCTCGTTGCCCGGGCAGGTGACCTCGAGCGCGGCGGAGCGGCCGGGATCCGTGAGAGTCCCGGCGGCCAGGAACGCGCCCCGCCAGACCGCCGCGATCTCCTCGCGGGAGCCCGTGGTGAGGCGGTTCGGCAGGCCGCGGATGGGACGGCGGCGCGCGTCGAGCAGGCCGGTCTGGCGGGCCAGGGTCTCGCCGCCCTCCATCACGCGGACCAGGTAGTGCGTGGCCCGGCGCATGCCGGACGCGGGGATGACGGAGATGTCGCTGCGGACGCCGTAGAGCTCGGCCAGGTCCTTGCGCACACGTCGGGCGAGGAGCGGGGTGTCGAGCTCGGACTCGACCGCGATGCGGTTCGAGATGAGGTGCAGCCCGCCGGAGAACCGCAGGATCGTGGCCAGCTCGGCGGCCCTCACCGTGGTCTTGCTGACCTCGACGCGTGACAGTTCTTCCTTGACGTCCGAGGTCAGAGGCAAATGCTTACTCCCTTGATGAGATGGGTGCCCTACTCCCGGCCGAGGTCGCGGTGCTTGGTGCTGACAGCGACGCCGGGAAGGGCGCGGAGGAGGCTGGAGAGCTCCTCGGCGACGGCCACCGAGCGGTGCTTGCCGCCGGTACAGCCGATAGCGATCGTAGCGTGTCTCTTGTTCTCCCGCTGATACCCGGCGAGCACCGGGGCGAGCGCCCTGGCGTACGCGTGCACGAACTCCTCGGCGCCCTCCTGGCCCAGCACGTAGTCGCTGACGGCCTTGTCGCGACCCGTGAGCGGGCGGAGCTCCGGCGTCCAGAACGGGTTCGGCAGGAACCGCATGTCGGCCACCATGTCGGCGTCCGCCGGGGTGCCGTACTTGAAGCCGAAGCTCATGACGGTGACGCGCACGCCGGCGTCGTCCGCCCCGCTGAACTGCTCGGTGATGGTGGTGGCGAGCTGGTGGATGTTGAGCTCGGAGGTGTCGATGACGAGGTCGCTGGCCTCGCGTATCTCGATCATGCGGGCCCGCTCCGCCGCGATGCCGTCGAGCAGCGTGCCGTTGCCCTGGAGCGGGTGGGGCCGCCGGACCTGCTCGAAGCGCCGCACGAGCGCCGCGTCGGTGGCCTCGAGGAAGAGGACGCGCAGTCGCGGGCCGGTGCCGAAGGTCTGGAGGATGTCGCGCAGCTCGGAGAAGAAGTCACCGCCGCGCACATCGACCACCGCGGCGATCTTGGGCAGCGACGTGCCCGCACGGCCCGCCAGCTCGACGAGCGGCGTGAGCATCTGCGGCGGGAGGTTGTCGACCACGTACCAGCCGAGGTCCTCCAGCGCGTTGCCGACGGTGGAGCGGCCCGCGCCGGACATCCCCGTCACGATCATGACGTCCTGCTGGGGGATCTCCACGCTCATGCGGGCATGCACCTCTCGTCGCGCCGGTCGATGGAGCCAGTCTAGGCGCGACCCGCGACACCCGACCGGGCGCGGGTC
This window encodes:
- a CDS encoding superoxide dismutase, encoding MADYTLVDLPYDYSALEPSISGRIMELHHDKHHKTYVDGANTALVKLQEARDAGDLTFVNKLQKDLAFNLAGHVNHTVFWNNLSPDGGDKPTGELAAAIDEFFGSYDKFQAHFTASALGIQGSGWSILAWDSLGQKLIIEQLYDHQGNVAAATVPILLLDMWEHAFYLDYVNVKADYVKAFWNIVNWADVQARFDAARTKTQGLFLLS
- the whiA gene encoding DNA-binding protein WhiA, which produces MPLTSDVKEELSRVEVSKTTVRAAELATILRFSGGLHLISNRIAVESELDTPLLARRVRKDLAELYGVRSDISVIPASGMRRATHYLVRVMEGGETLARQTGLLDARRRPIRGLPNRLTTGSREEIAAVWRGAFLAAGTLTDPGRSAALEVTCPGNEAAMALVGAAGRLDVSAKAREVRGVHRVVIRDGDAIGQMLRVMGAQGTVVNWEEMRQRREVRATANRLVNFDDANLRRSAQAAVAACARVERAMEILGPDIPEHLKYAGDLRLRFRDSSLDELGHHADPPMTKDAVAGRIRRLLAMADKKAVDEGLPGTDANLPADLDDV
- the rapZ gene encoding RNase adapter RapZ; amino-acid sequence: MSVEIPQQDVMIVTGMSGAGRSTVGNALEDLGWYVVDNLPPQMLTPLVELAGRAGTSLPKIAAVVDVRGGDFFSELRDILQTFGTGPRLRVLFLEATDAALVRRFEQVRRPHPLQGNGTLLDGIAAERARMIEIREASDLVIDTSELNIHQLATTITEQFSGADDAGVRVTVMSFGFKYGTPADADMVADMRFLPNPFWTPELRPLTGRDKAVSDYVLGQEGAEEFVHAYARALAPVLAGYQRENKRHATIAIGCTGGKHRSVAVAEELSSLLRALPGVAVSTKHRDLGRE